One window of Epinephelus fuscoguttatus linkage group LG9, E.fuscoguttatus.final_Chr_v1 genomic DNA carries:
- the dusp1 gene encoding dual specificity protein phosphatase 1: protein MYLDFKFISRCPTMVIMEVPTIDCASLRGLLEGDVPGCLVLDCRSFLSFNSSHISGSTNVRFSTIVRRRARGGLGLEHIVPNEDTRTRLLSGEYQSVVLLDDRSFDLSQAKKDGTLMLAVTALCRDPCGARVFILKGGFDTFTTEYPDMCTKPSPPQGLSLPLSSSQSADPSCSPCNTPLYDQGGPVEILPFLYLGSAYHASRKDMLDMLGITALINVSANCPNHFVDSFQYKSIPVEDNHKADISSWFNEAIEFIDSVRNKGGRVFVHCQAGISRSATICLAYLMRTNRVKLDEAFEFVKQRRSIISPNFSFMGQLLQFESQVLASSTCSSEAGSPAIGNSSTVFNFPVSIPVHTSAGQLSFLHSPITTSPSC from the exons ATGTATTTGGATTTTAAATTTATATCCCGCTGTCCTACTATGGTCATAATGGAGGTCCCCACCATCGACTGCGCGTCCCTCCGTGGCTTGTTGGAGGGCGACGTCCCGGGCTGCCTGGTGCTGGACTGCCGCTCTTTCCTCTCCTTCAACTCGTCCCACATATCGGGCTCCACCAACGTCCGCTTCAGCACCATAGTGCGCAGGAGAGCCAGGGGGGGTCTAGGACTTGAGCACATTGTCCCCAACGAGGACACCAGGACTCGGCTCCTGTCCGGGGAGTACCAGTCTGTGGTACTTCTCGACGACCGGAGCTTTGACTTGAGCCAGGCGAAGAAAGACGGGACGTTGATGCTTGCTGTTACGGCCCTGTGTCGCGACCCCTGTGGAGCCAGGGTTTTCATCCTGAAAG GTGGTTTTGACACATTTACCACAGAGTATCCAGATATGTGTACCAAACCCTCCCCTCCACAAGGACTCAGTTTGCCCCTGAGCTCCAGCCAGAGTGCAGACCCAAGCTGTAGCCCATGCAACACTCCTTTATATGATCAG GGTGGTCCCGTGGAGATCTTGCCTTTCCTGTACCTTGGCAGCGCTTACCACGCTTCAAGAAAAGACATGTTAGACATGCTGGGGATCACCGCTTTAATCAACGTGTCTGCCAACTGCCCCAACCACTTTGTTGACTCCTTCCAGTATAAAAGCATCCCGGTCGAGGACAACCACAAGGCCGATATCAGCTCCTGGTTCAACGAGGCAATCGAATTTATCG ATTCGGTTAGGAATAAAGGAGGTCGTGTTTTTGTGCACTGTCAAGCAGGCATCTCCCGCTCCGCCACCATTTGCCTTGCCTACCTCATGCGGACCAACCGTGTGAAGTTGGATGAGGCCTTTGAGTTTGTCAAGCAGCGCCGCAGCATCATCTCCCCCAACTTCAGCTTCATGGGTCAGCTCCTTCAGTTTGAGTCCCAGGTCCTGGCGTCGTCTACTTGCTCCTCAGAGGCGGGAAGTCCAGCCATCGGCAACAGCAGCACAGTCTTCAATTTCCCAGTCTCAATCCCTGTACACACATCGGCTGGTCAGCTGTCATTCCTCCACAGTCCCATCACCACCTCTCCCAGCTGCTGA